In one Nocardia tengchongensis genomic region, the following are encoded:
- a CDS encoding DUF1254 domain-containing protein has product MSSRSRNGKVIAALVVTAMVAVGVTACSKNSASESGVTDDAAAKAYVYSYSLASMEVTRRQSTNVPAPNGRGQAPTNQFANMAFLPDASFTAVVRPNVDTLYSSMLFDVSREPLVISVPDMGDRYHLFPILDMWTNVQAVPGTRTLGPNHGYQFAITGPNWHGTLPDGVHQYKMPTDGGWIIGRIQVNGPEDIPAVTAIQQQLTAVPLSAYGTPYTPPENTDLHPDWPKGQEVGAYLHNLTPQQYWDLYYSSLSHNQTLPDDKDLLAQLSKAGWTPDKKLDLSQLSDSDRKTWEDAWPKALAKIEGQMDVKPINGWYTARTGMGSYGTNYDRRAMIAYAGLGANLPEDAIYPKTSVDADGAQLNSGRNHVLHFSADQIPPVHAFWSVTMYNDKGFFIANPINRFAVRGERMQKNPDGSLDVYVQSQNPGPEHEANWLPAPDSADFNLLLRLYWPDNKVIDGTWNPPAVKAAP; this is encoded by the coding sequence GTGAGTTCGAGATCTCGTAACGGCAAAGTCATTGCTGCACTGGTGGTCACGGCGATGGTCGCGGTGGGGGTGACGGCCTGCTCGAAGAATTCCGCATCCGAATCCGGTGTCACCGACGATGCCGCGGCCAAAGCTTATGTGTACAGCTATTCACTGGCGTCGATGGAGGTGACGCGCCGGCAATCGACGAACGTGCCGGCGCCGAACGGTCGCGGGCAGGCGCCGACGAATCAGTTCGCCAATATGGCGTTCCTGCCCGATGCGTCGTTCACCGCCGTCGTGCGCCCGAATGTGGACACCCTCTATTCGTCGATGCTCTTCGACGTGTCCCGGGAGCCGCTGGTGATCAGCGTCCCCGACATGGGCGATCGCTACCACCTGTTCCCGATCCTGGACATGTGGACCAACGTGCAGGCGGTACCGGGCACCCGCACCCTCGGCCCGAATCACGGCTACCAGTTCGCCATCACCGGCCCGAATTGGCACGGCACGTTGCCCGACGGTGTGCACCAGTACAAGATGCCGACGGACGGCGGGTGGATCATCGGCCGCATCCAGGTCAACGGTCCCGAGGACATCCCGGCGGTGACCGCGATCCAGCAGCAGCTCACCGCGGTCCCGTTGAGCGCCTACGGCACGCCGTACACGCCGCCGGAAAACACCGACCTGCACCCGGACTGGCCCAAAGGTCAGGAGGTCGGCGCCTACCTGCACAACCTGACACCCCAGCAGTACTGGGATCTGTACTACTCCAGCCTGTCGCACAATCAGACGCTGCCCGACGACAAGGATCTGCTCGCCCAGCTGTCGAAGGCGGGGTGGACGCCGGACAAGAAGCTCGACCTGTCGCAGTTGTCCGACTCGGACCGTAAGACCTGGGAAGACGCGTGGCCCAAGGCACTCGCCAAGATCGAAGGTCAGATGGACGTCAAGCCGATCAACGGCTGGTACACCGCCCGCACCGGAATGGGCAGCTACGGCACCAATTACGACCGGCGCGCCATGATCGCCTACGCGGGACTCGGCGCGAACTTGCCCGAGGACGCGATCTACCCGAAAACGAGCGTCGACGCCGACGGCGCCCAGTTGAACTCGGGCCGCAATCACGTCCTGCATTTCAGCGCCGACCAGATTCCGCCGGTGCACGCCTTCTGGTCCGTCACGATGTACAACGACAAGGGCTTCTTCATCGCCAATCCGATCAACCGCTTCGCGGTGCGCGGGGAGCGGATGCAGAAGAACCCCGACGGCTCGCTCGATGTCTATGTCCAGAGCCAGAATCCGGGTCCCGAGCACGAGGCCAATTGGCTCCCGGCCCCCGACTCCGCCGATTTCAACCTGCTGTTGCGCCTGTACTGGCCCGACAACAAGGTCATCGACGGCACCTGGAATCCGCCCGCGGTGAAAGCGGCGCCCTGA
- a CDS encoding NUDIX domain-containing protein, whose amino-acid sequence MAHRSTIHETLTAVFQVRRFPDTVRAGESAIDRNSSVSDRCPPGQRTELAVLLWERALDPAKGTWSLPGGRLRDGEDLDASAARQLAEKVDVRELTHLEQVWVFSDPDRVPGDRRIASAYLGLVPLTAEPVLPPDTRWHPVSDLPAMSFDHGTVVRHARNRLAAKLSYTNIAFALAPATFTMSTLREIYCAALGYDVDTTNLQRVLTRRKVITPTGDTTSPGRAGGRPAALYRFTDTEIRVTDEFAALRPPS is encoded by the coding sequence GTGGCCCATCGTAGCACTATCCACGAAACCCTCACCGCCGTGTTCCAGGTTCGTCGCTTCCCCGACACCGTCCGTGCAGGTGAGAGCGCTATCGATCGGAACAGTTCGGTTTCGGACCGGTGCCCGCCGGGGCAGCGCACCGAACTCGCGGTACTGCTGTGGGAGCGGGCCCTGGACCCCGCCAAGGGCACCTGGTCGCTGCCCGGCGGCCGCCTGCGCGACGGCGAGGACCTCGACGCGTCGGCCGCCCGCCAGCTCGCCGAGAAGGTCGATGTGCGCGAGCTGACCCACCTCGAACAGGTGTGGGTCTTCAGCGATCCCGACCGCGTGCCGGGCGACCGCCGCATCGCCTCGGCCTATCTGGGCCTGGTCCCCCTCACCGCCGAACCGGTGCTGCCGCCGGATACCCGCTGGCATCCGGTCTCCGACCTGCCGGCCATGTCCTTCGACCACGGCACGGTCGTCCGCCACGCCCGAAATCGCCTGGCCGCCAAGCTCTCCTACACCAATATCGCCTTCGCCCTGGCGCCCGCCACCTTCACCATGTCGACGCTGCGTGAAATCTATTGCGCCGCCCTCGGATACGACGTGGACACCACCAACCTGCAGCGAGTCCTGACCCGCCGCAAGGTGATCACCCCCACCGGCGACACCACCTCCCCCGGCCGCGCCGGCGGCCGCCCCGCCGCCCTCTACCGCTTCACCGACACCGAGATCCGGGTCACCGACGAGTTCGCCGCGCTGCGCCCACCGAGCTGA
- the nadC gene encoding carboxylating nicotinate-nucleotide diphosphorylase: MALDAGLDRDEVVALIRNALDEDLRYGPDITTMATVPADAIAKAGMASRQPGTVAGLDVGLLVLDEVLGAGNYEVTGRVPDGTRVQPGDTVLSLVAPTRGLLTAERTLLNLVCHLSGIATATAQWVDAVEGTECRIRDSRKTLPGLRALQKYAVRVGGGVNHRMGLGDAALIKDNHVVAAGSVVAALRAVRELNPDIECEVEVDSLEQLDAVLAEDVELVLLDNFPLWATQAAVQRRNTRSPRTKLESSGGLSLDMAAEYAGTGVDYLAVGALTHSVRVLDLGLDM, encoded by the coding sequence ATGGCTCTCGACGCCGGACTGGATCGCGACGAAGTGGTCGCGCTGATCCGTAATGCCCTCGATGAGGATTTGCGCTACGGGCCCGACATCACGACGATGGCCACCGTGCCCGCCGACGCGATCGCCAAGGCGGGCATGGCGTCCCGGCAGCCGGGAACGGTCGCGGGCCTGGATGTCGGGCTGCTGGTGCTCGACGAGGTGCTGGGCGCGGGCAACTACGAGGTCACCGGCCGGGTGCCGGACGGTACCCGGGTGCAGCCGGGTGACACCGTGCTCAGCCTGGTCGCGCCCACGCGCGGGCTGCTCACCGCCGAACGCACGCTGCTGAACCTGGTCTGCCACCTGTCCGGCATCGCCACCGCGACCGCGCAGTGGGTGGACGCCGTCGAGGGCACCGAATGCCGAATCCGGGACAGCCGCAAGACCCTTCCGGGGCTGCGCGCCCTGCAGAAGTACGCGGTGCGGGTCGGCGGCGGCGTCAATCACCGCATGGGGCTGGGCGACGCGGCGCTGATCAAGGACAACCATGTGGTGGCCGCGGGGTCGGTGGTCGCCGCGCTGCGCGCCGTGCGGGAGCTGAACCCGGACATCGAGTGCGAGGTCGAGGTGGACAGTCTCGAGCAGCTCGACGCCGTGCTCGCCGAGGACGTGGAACTGGTGCTGCTGGACAACTTCCCGTTGTGGGCCACCCAGGCGGCGGTGCAGCGCCGCAACACCCGTTCGCCGCGCACCAAACTGGAGTCCTCGGGCGGACTTTCGCTGGACATGGCCGCGGAATACGCGGGCACCGGGGTCGACTACCTGGCGGTGGGCGCGCTGACCCATTCGGTCCGGGTGCTGGACCTCGGACTGGATATGTGA
- a CDS encoding tellurite resistance TerB family protein — MAFSNRLVSPAVQRTDPAGAPPGGSAGAPSVPPEASPPGAREDRWGTAFRDAALGMCAVLSAVDGRIDPAARMRVAQLVGAHEILGRGPAEELRHLFEDNCARLIMDPAFGHAYVMAQIAKATEFPEQAAAVLRIGSTVGRTDGELGAHALTVIREACQVLRLDPVEFGV, encoded by the coding sequence ATGGCGTTCTCGAATCGGCTGGTCTCCCCGGCTGTCCAGCGCACCGATCCGGCCGGCGCACCGCCGGGCGGATCCGCCGGCGCACCGTCGGTGCCGCCCGAGGCGAGCCCGCCCGGCGCGCGCGAGGACCGGTGGGGAACCGCCTTCCGCGATGCCGCGCTGGGCATGTGCGCGGTGTTGTCCGCGGTCGACGGGCGCATCGATCCGGCGGCGCGGATGCGGGTGGCGCAATTGGTCGGCGCGCACGAGATTCTCGGTCGCGGGCCCGCCGAGGAGCTGCGACATCTGTTCGAGGACAACTGCGCCCGGCTCATCATGGATCCGGCCTTCGGGCACGCGTACGTGATGGCGCAGATCGCCAAGGCCACCGAATTTCCCGAGCAGGCGGCCGCCGTGCTGCGCATCGGATCGACGGTGGGGCGAACCGACGGCGAACTCGGGGCACACGCGCTGACGGTGATTCGCGAGGCTTGTCAGGTGCTGCGTTTGGACCCAGTGGAATTCGGCGTGTAA
- a CDS encoding winged helix DNA-binding domain-containing protein — MRSMDAAERRARLGVRHRLATAERADAVESIVRSLVVLHATDPATVYLSIAARSAGLEPGHMEQALYDDRTLLRLLAMRRTMFVAPIELVPTLQAAVADALAHKQRKTYGGYLEKAGAVPGNVVAWWNEVEAETHAALLTRGAATGAQLSKDVPRLRTQVDTAPGKSYSKPTNITTWVLVTLGCEGRIVRGRPNGTWGSSQYTWAPIESWLPQGIPALPVEPARAELVRKWLRAFGPAPVSDIKWWTGWTLGEVRKALAQVDTVEVDLGGETGLVLADDLEPTSAPEPWAALLPALDPTPMGWQSREWYLGPHQPALFDRNGNIGPSVWWEGRIVGGWAQRPDGDIVWRLLEDVGADAEKAIAVEAERLRGFYGEVRPIPRFRTPLERELTA, encoded by the coding sequence ATGCGTTCGATGGATGCCGCGGAGCGGCGGGCTCGGCTCGGGGTGCGGCACCGGCTGGCGACGGCGGAGCGCGCCGACGCGGTCGAGTCGATCGTGCGGTCCCTGGTGGTCCTGCACGCCACCGATCCGGCCACCGTGTACCTGTCGATCGCGGCGCGCTCGGCGGGCCTGGAACCGGGCCACATGGAGCAGGCGCTCTACGACGACCGGACCCTGCTGCGCCTGCTGGCCATGCGGCGCACCATGTTCGTCGCGCCGATCGAGCTGGTGCCGACCCTGCAGGCCGCGGTCGCCGACGCGCTGGCGCACAAGCAGCGCAAGACCTACGGGGGCTACCTCGAGAAGGCCGGCGCGGTGCCGGGCAATGTCGTGGCGTGGTGGAACGAGGTCGAGGCGGAAACCCATGCCGCGCTGCTGACCCGGGGCGCGGCGACCGGCGCGCAGTTGAGCAAGGACGTGCCGCGGCTGCGGACCCAGGTGGACACCGCGCCCGGCAAGTCGTACTCGAAGCCGACCAACATCACCACCTGGGTGCTCGTCACGCTCGGCTGTGAGGGCCGGATCGTGCGCGGGCGGCCCAACGGGACCTGGGGCAGCAGCCAATACACCTGGGCACCCATCGAATCGTGGCTGCCGCAGGGCATTCCGGCACTGCCGGTCGAGCCCGCCCGCGCCGAACTGGTCCGGAAATGGTTGCGCGCCTTCGGGCCCGCGCCGGTGAGCGATATCAAATGGTGGACCGGGTGGACGCTGGGCGAGGTCCGCAAGGCGCTGGCGCAGGTGGACACCGTGGAGGTGGATCTGGGCGGCGAGACCGGCCTGGTGCTGGCCGACGATCTGGAACCGACGTCCGCCCCGGAGCCGTGGGCCGCGCTGCTGCCCGCGCTCGATCCCACGCCGATGGGCTGGCAATCGCGCGAGTGGTATCTGGGACCGCATCAGCCGGCGCTGTTCGACCGCAACGGCAATATCGGACCGTCGGTGTGGTGGGAGGGGCGCATCGTCGGCGGCTGGGCGCAGCGACCGGACGGCGACATCGTGTGGCGGCTGCTCGAGGATGTCGGCGCCGACGCCGAGAAGGCGATCGCCGTCGAAGCCGAACGGCTGCGCGGCTTCTACGGTGAGGTCCGCCCGATCCCCCGCTTCCGGACTCCGCTCGAACGCGAACTCACCGCCTGA
- a CDS encoding S9 family peptidase, producing MGGHRRGLRVIGAVAGVVAAAMVGLPGIAGAADDGVSMRPISLTVDGETATGRVYEPEGGARALIVAVHGHAGSASDFPDYMASIVKNTGAALITMDQRSDTGTWRTGEWNVWAGWRDTLAATQWYRGEHPGIGPTVLWGWSQGGVTSGLAAAYAPPGTYDYWVDTFGHAGDVTAWLESGSAGPGLRPEIERDAGGCTPLTCPQAYLDRSPVLMTNRIDVKRAILLHGTADPLVPYTQSLEMRAALTLTGHPVSMYTVVSGRDLQGRVVPGDHGINPVFFESGCAVMRLLQGSEPLGGDHDYLIDVGAGVNTAPPAPANAKCAA from the coding sequence GTGGGTGGTCATCGGCGAGGGTTGCGGGTAATCGGTGCGGTCGCGGGCGTGGTCGCGGCGGCGATGGTCGGGCTACCCGGGATCGCGGGCGCGGCCGACGACGGCGTGTCCATGCGGCCGATCAGCCTGACCGTCGACGGCGAGACGGCCACCGGCCGCGTCTACGAACCCGAGGGCGGGGCCCGCGCGCTCATCGTGGCGGTGCACGGCCACGCCGGCAGCGCGAGCGACTTCCCCGACTACATGGCCTCGATCGTCAAGAACACCGGCGCGGCCCTGATCACCATGGACCAGCGCTCCGACACCGGCACCTGGCGCACCGGTGAATGGAATGTGTGGGCGGGCTGGCGCGACACCCTCGCCGCCACGCAGTGGTATCGCGGCGAACACCCCGGCATCGGACCGACCGTGCTGTGGGGCTGGAGTCAGGGCGGCGTCACCAGCGGCCTGGCCGCCGCCTACGCCCCGCCCGGCACCTATGACTACTGGGTCGACACCTTCGGTCACGCCGGGGATGTCACCGCCTGGCTCGAATCCGGTTCGGCCGGACCGGGATTGCGCCCCGAGATCGAACGTGACGCCGGCGGCTGCACCCCGCTCACCTGCCCGCAGGCCTACCTGGACCGCTCGCCGGTGCTGATGACCAACCGCATCGACGTCAAACGCGCGATCCTGTTGCACGGCACCGCCGATCCGCTGGTGCCCTACACCCAGTCGCTGGAGATGCGGGCCGCGCTCACCCTGACCGGGCACCCGGTGTCGATGTACACGGTGGTGAGCGGCCGCGATCTGCAGGGCCGCGTGGTCCCCGGCGATCACGGCATCAATCCGGTGTTCTTCGAATCCGGTTGCGCGGTCATGCGACTGCTGCAGGGTAGCGAACCGCTGGGCGGCGACCACGACTACCTCATCGACGTCGGCGCGGGCGTCAACACCGCACCGCCCGCCCCGGCGAACGCCAAATGCGCGGCGTGA
- a CDS encoding NAD(P)-dependent oxidoreductase, producing the protein MKVVVAGATGAIGRPLVTALRARGHQVYALTRDGRGAEVARSLGATPLVANVMDRKDLLRATERLTADAVIHELTAYRHAPPTHYHSPGLLRTNALRETGGKHLVELAQRAGARRYLTQSVIFGYGMRDHGSRPVTEQDPFGRIPGDVNDGLIGALHQAESHAWRASGIDGIALRYGIFYGPGASDAFTRALRRRLFPLPSTTTGHTGFVHVADAAAATVAALERGRPGQAYNIVDDEPASWEAAFEATAAAIGARPPLRLPPRLMRITSPLTAAQMLDFSIRASNAKARTELGWAPRYPSYRDGVRTLARVDA; encoded by the coding sequence ATGAAAGTCGTGGTGGCGGGAGCGACAGGGGCGATTGGGCGGCCGTTGGTGACGGCGCTGCGCGCCCGCGGGCACCAGGTGTACGCGCTGACCCGCGACGGTCGCGGCGCCGAGGTGGCGCGGTCGCTGGGGGCCACGCCACTGGTCGCCAATGTGATGGATCGCAAGGATCTGTTGCGCGCCACCGAGCGACTGACCGCCGACGCGGTCATCCATGAACTCACCGCCTACCGGCACGCCCCGCCCACCCACTATCACTCGCCGGGCCTGCTGCGCACCAACGCCTTACGCGAGACCGGCGGCAAGCACCTGGTGGAACTGGCCCAGCGCGCCGGGGCGCGGCGGTATCTGACGCAATCGGTGATCTTCGGCTACGGCATGCGCGATCACGGTTCGCGGCCGGTGACCGAGCAGGACCCGTTCGGCCGCATCCCCGGCGACGTCAACGACGGTCTCATCGGGGCGCTGCACCAGGCCGAATCGCACGCCTGGCGCGCGTCCGGCATCGACGGAATCGCCTTGCGCTACGGCATCTTCTACGGGCCCGGAGCGTCCGACGCCTTCACTCGCGCGCTGCGGCGCCGGCTGTTCCCGCTGCCCAGCACGACCACCGGGCACACCGGCTTCGTGCACGTGGCGGACGCGGCCGCCGCGACCGTGGCCGCGCTCGAGCGCGGCCGCCCCGGCCAGGCGTACAACATCGTCGACGACGAGCCCGCCAGCTGGGAGGCCGCGTTCGAGGCCACGGCCGCGGCGATCGGCGCGCGCCCGCCGCTGCGGCTCCCGCCCCGCCTGATGCGCATCACCTCGCCGCTGACCGCCGCCCAGATGCTGGACTTCTCCATCCGCGCCTCCAACGCCAAGGCGCGGACCGAACTGGGCTGGGCGCCGCGGTATCCGAGCTACCGGGACGGCGTGCGCACCCTGGCGCGGGTCGACGCCTGA
- a CDS encoding arylamine N-acetyltransferase has protein sequence MNTPADPTYTWLGAELDLDAYLARIGFTGERTPTLATLRALVHAHTTAIPFENLEIILGRGIPLDLETLQDKLIRRRRGGYCYENVGLFAAALERLGFEFTAMSGRVTRGATNLRPATHALLRVKAADDDRIWLCDVGFGWGPLEPVELAGDRGEFGAGAWRFRLELGADPLGGELWTLHQFGRDGWVDRHTFATTPQYRVDFAVGNHFVSTSARSPFTMRPFVQRFHAEVHHQLDGTTWTTSYPDGSEQVRELEVAELPKILEEVFDIELEEADAARLVRAEWPAA, from the coding sequence ATGAACACACCGGCGGACCCCACCTACACCTGGCTGGGCGCGGAGCTCGACCTGGACGCCTATCTGGCCCGGATCGGATTCACCGGTGAGCGCACCCCCACCCTGGCCACGCTGCGCGCCCTGGTCCACGCCCACACCACCGCGATCCCGTTCGAGAATCTCGAGATCATCCTCGGCCGCGGCATCCCCCTCGACCTGGAAACGCTGCAGGACAAGCTGATCCGGCGGCGGCGCGGCGGCTACTGCTACGAGAACGTCGGCCTGTTCGCGGCCGCGCTGGAGCGCCTCGGCTTCGAGTTCACCGCCATGTCCGGGCGGGTCACCCGGGGTGCGACCAATCTGCGCCCGGCCACCCACGCCCTGCTGCGCGTCAAAGCTGCCGACGACGACCGGATCTGGCTGTGCGACGTCGGTTTCGGCTGGGGACCCCTGGAACCGGTCGAACTCGCCGGAGATCGCGGCGAATTCGGTGCGGGCGCATGGCGTTTCCGGCTGGAGCTCGGCGCGGACCCGCTCGGCGGCGAGCTGTGGACACTGCACCAGTTCGGCCGCGACGGCTGGGTGGATCGGCACACCTTCGCCACGACGCCGCAGTACCGCGTCGATTTCGCGGTCGGGAACCACTTCGTGTCCACCTCGGCGCGGTCGCCGTTCACCATGCGCCCGTTCGTGCAGCGCTTCCACGCCGAGGTGCATCACCAGCTCGACGGCACCACCTGGACCACCAGCTACCCGGACGGTTCGGAGCAGGTGCGCGAGCTCGAGGTCGCCGAGCTGCCCAAGATCCTCGAGGAGGTCTTCGATATCGAGCTCGAGGAGGCGGACGCGGCGCGTTTGGTGCGCGCGGAGTGGCCGGCGGCATGA
- a CDS encoding serine/threonine-protein kinase — protein sequence MIAGHYRLVERIGSGGTGVVWRAVDQRLERSVAIKQILTQPSLSDADKDIVKQRAAREARNAARFQHPNAIVVFDITEHEGDPCLIMEYLPSQSLAVVLSAQGTLPLPQCARIGEQVASALIAAHRAGIVHRDVKPGNILLGDNGAVKITDFGIAKSKGDVTLTATGLISGTAAYLAPEVARGAEPTPAADVFALGATLFHALEGEPPYGTNPNPLALLYAAANGQISEPRNAGPLSDLLLSLLSFEPEDRPSMLDVRDIMAEFAEVGPDAEATRVIAARRSGPITPQGGTAPRTAPRPNTRQMERRSSANADIPTGAMSQAQLLETPPPRPLLNGGPPTRNHPAPEPDSEPGGKKKLVWIGLVATVVVGGGIVYGLTGNSGSNDAPGAGGTSTSVKVSTSASSVKGTPSGLGQTKSASTVSVGNGADAVDKFYDALTSQRYQDAWSRLTPAAQQVYGSATAFQSYWTTNPISRYSTIEGARGGDSNNADGSVDISLASLTTKNGGGKAVTLRVVDSGGSLLIDSDTK from the coding sequence GTGATCGCAGGGCATTACCGCCTGGTCGAACGGATTGGTAGCGGCGGCACAGGTGTCGTCTGGCGAGCCGTCGACCAGCGGCTGGAACGATCCGTCGCGATCAAGCAGATCCTGACCCAGCCGAGCCTCTCGGATGCGGACAAGGACATCGTCAAACAACGCGCTGCGCGCGAGGCGCGCAACGCGGCCCGGTTCCAGCACCCCAACGCCATCGTCGTGTTCGACATCACCGAACACGAGGGCGACCCGTGCTTGATCATGGAGTACCTCCCGTCGCAGAGCCTCGCGGTGGTGCTGTCCGCACAGGGCACGCTGCCCTTGCCACAGTGCGCCCGCATCGGCGAACAGGTGGCATCCGCGCTCATCGCCGCGCACCGCGCCGGCATCGTGCACCGTGACGTCAAGCCCGGCAACATCCTGCTCGGCGACAACGGCGCGGTGAAGATCACCGACTTCGGCATCGCCAAGTCCAAGGGCGACGTCACCCTCACCGCCACCGGTCTGATCTCCGGCACCGCCGCCTACCTCGCCCCCGAGGTCGCCCGCGGCGCGGAACCGACCCCGGCCGCCGACGTCTTCGCCCTGGGCGCCACCCTCTTCCACGCGCTGGAAGGCGAACCGCCCTACGGCACCAACCCGAATCCGCTGGCACTGCTCTACGCCGCGGCCAACGGTCAGATCAGCGAGCCCCGCAATGCCGGACCGCTCAGCGATCTGCTGCTGTCGCTGCTCAGCTTCGAGCCGGAGGACCGGCCGAGCATGCTCGACGTGCGCGACATCATGGCCGAATTCGCCGAGGTCGGCCCGGACGCCGAGGCCACCCGCGTGATCGCCGCCCGCCGCTCGGGACCGATCACCCCGCAGGGGGGGACGGCCCCGCGCACCGCGCCGCGCCCGAACACCCGGCAGATGGAACGCCGCTCGTCGGCCAACGCCGACATCCCGACCGGCGCGATGAGTCAGGCGCAGCTGCTGGAGACCCCGCCGCCGCGTCCGCTGCTCAACGGCGGTCCGCCGACCCGCAATCATCCTGCCCCGGAACCGGATTCGGAACCGGGCGGCAAGAAGAAGCTGGTGTGGATCGGGCTGGTCGCGACGGTCGTGGTCGGCGGCGGCATCGTCTACGGCCTGACCGGCAACTCCGGGTCCAACGACGCGCCGGGCGCGGGCGGCACCAGCACCTCGGTGAAGGTCTCGACGTCGGCCAGCTCCGTCAAGGGCACGCCATCGGGCCTGGGCCAGACCAAGAGCGCCTCCACGGTCAGCGTCGGCAACGGCGCGGACGCCGTGGACAAGTTCTACGACGCCCTCACCTCGCAGCGGTACCAGGACGCGTGGAGCCGGCTCACCCCGGCCGCGCAGCAGGTGTACGGCAGCGCGACGGCGTTCCAGAGCTACTGGACCACCAACCCGATCAGCCGCTACTCCACCATCGAGGGCGCGCGCGGCGGGGACAGCAACAATGCCGATGGGTCGGTGGACATTTCGCTGGCCAGCCTGACCACCAAGAACGGCGGCGGCAAGGCCGTCACGCTGCGGGTGGTCGACAGCGGCGGTTCCCTGCTGATCGACAGCGACACCAAGTAG
- a CDS encoding helix-turn-helix transcriptional regulator produces the protein MTLDRRAELGEFLRSRRARLSPDEVGLVSHGARRRVPGLRREELALLAGVSVDHYVRLEQGRSLQFSESVLDAVARALRLNQVERDHLYLLARPWSGEEPPAAQEVRPGLRRLLDSAHDVPAYIVGRGVSVLAWNRLAAALIGDFGAIAPEQRDFLHLVFLDEGAKELYEDWDDKAADTVAYLRVDAARNPGDPRITALIDEMNSASPEFAALWERHELKDKTHGRHIYRHPIVGRLELGYETLRLPDDPDQALVAHHVEPGSPSADALRLLATLAADSAAHR, from the coding sequence ATGACCTTGGACCGTCGCGCCGAACTCGGTGAATTCCTGCGCTCCCGCCGCGCCCGGCTCAGCCCGGACGAGGTGGGCCTGGTGTCGCACGGCGCCCGCCGCCGGGTCCCGGGCCTGCGCCGCGAGGAGCTGGCGCTGCTCGCCGGGGTCAGCGTCGATCATTATGTGCGGCTGGAGCAGGGCCGCAGTCTGCAGTTCTCGGAGTCGGTGCTGGACGCGGTGGCGCGAGCGTTACGGCTGAATCAGGTCGAGCGCGACCATCTCTACCTGCTGGCGCGGCCGTGGTCGGGCGAGGAGCCGCCCGCCGCGCAGGAGGTGCGCCCGGGCCTGCGCCGGCTGCTGGACTCCGCGCACGACGTGCCCGCCTACATCGTGGGCCGCGGGGTCAGCGTGCTGGCGTGGAATCGCTTGGCGGCGGCCCTGATCGGCGATTTCGGCGCGATCGCGCCCGAGCAGCGCGACTTCCTGCACCTGGTCTTCCTCGACGAGGGCGCCAAGGAGCTCTACGAGGATTGGGACGACAAGGCCGCCGACACCGTCGCCTACCTGCGGGTGGATGCCGCCCGCAATCCCGGCGATCCCCGCATCACCGCCCTGATCGACGAGATGAATTCCGCGAGCCCGGAATTCGCCGCCCTGTGGGAGCGTCATGAGCTCAAGGACAAGACGCACGGCCGCCACATCTACCGCCACCCGATCGTGGGCCGGTTGGAGCTGGGCTACGAAACCCTGCGGCTCCCGGACGATCCCGATCAGGCGCTGGTGGCCCATCACGTCGAGCCGGGCTCCCCGAGCGCCGACGCCCTGCGCCTGCTGGCCACGCTGGCCGCCGACTCGGCCGCGCACCGCTGA